One Aquisediminimonas profunda genomic region harbors:
- a CDS encoding GFA family protein — protein sequence MAYTGSCFCGAVTIEAEGEPEGMGYCHCASCRSWSGGPVNAFSLWKPDAIKVTSGAENIATFTKTPLSERKYCAKCGGHLMANHPPLGLMDVFAATLPGLAFQPGVHINYAETVLPMKDGLPKLRDFPAEFGGSGEAIPE from the coding sequence ATGGCATATACCGGAAGCTGCTTTTGCGGAGCAGTCACGATCGAGGCCGAGGGCGAGCCAGAGGGCATGGGATATTGCCATTGCGCATCCTGCCGTTCCTGGTCAGGTGGGCCCGTCAACGCGTTCTCGCTTTGGAAGCCCGACGCGATCAAAGTGACGTCCGGAGCGGAGAATATCGCGACGTTCACAAAGACTCCGCTCAGCGAGCGCAAATACTGCGCGAAATGCGGAGGCCACCTGATGGCGAACCACCCGCCGCTTGGGCTGATGGACGTGTTCGCGGCGACTTTGCCCGGCCTCGCGTTTCAGCCCGGCGTTCACATCAACTATGCGGAAACGGTTCTGCCGATGAAGGATGGCCTTCCCAAGCTGCGCGATTTTCCCGCTGAATTCGGGGGAAGCGGCGAGGCTATCCCCGAATAG
- the def gene encoding peptide deformylase, whose product MAILPIIEAPDPRLKTVSTPVEAFDEALQTLIDDMFETMYDAPGIGLAAIQVGVPKRLLVMDLQEKNEETGATIREPRVFINPEILQTSEEMSVYNEGCLSVPDQYADVERPKTVRARWLDRDGKRHEQELDEMLATCLQHEMDHLEGILFIDHLSKLKRDMVLKKLQKARRLAA is encoded by the coding sequence ATGGCCATTCTGCCCATCATTGAAGCGCCCGATCCGAGGCTCAAGACCGTTTCCACGCCGGTGGAAGCGTTTGACGAGGCTTTGCAGACGTTGATCGACGATATGTTCGAGACAATGTATGACGCTCCCGGCATCGGCCTCGCGGCAATCCAGGTGGGTGTTCCGAAGCGGCTGCTCGTCATGGATCTTCAGGAAAAAAATGAAGAAACGGGTGCAACCATCCGTGAACCAAGGGTTTTTATTAACCCCGAGATACTGCAGACGTCAGAGGAAATGTCGGTCTACAATGAAGGCTGCCTGTCGGTTCCTGACCAGTATGCGGATGTCGAGCGGCCAAAGACGGTTCGCGCCCGTTGGCTCGACCGCGACGGCAAACGCCATGAGCAGGAGCTCGACGAAATGCTGGCGACGTGCCTCCAGCACGAAATGGATCACCTCGAAGGCATCTTGTTCATTGACCATTTGTCCAAGCTGAAGCGGGACATGGTCCTCAAGAAGTTGCAAAAGGCGCGCCGTCTCGCAGCCTGA
- a CDS encoding PspC domain-containing protein, with protein MQQVRSFITDERNLLGICAALGHDFGFNPLFLRLILGVSLLWNPEAVIIAYACAGVFVLVSHLLFPGSRGKQQRQVTA; from the coding sequence ATGCAGCAAGTTCGTTCATTCATCACCGACGAGAGAAATCTCCTGGGCATCTGTGCCGCGCTCGGTCATGATTTCGGTTTCAACCCGCTGTTCCTGCGGTTGATCCTTGGCGTATCGCTGCTTTGGAATCCCGAAGCCGTGATCATCGCCTATGCCTGCGCAGGCGTATTCGTGCTGGTTTCCCACCTGCTGTTCCCAGGCTCGCGCGGGAAACAGCAGAGGCAAGTTACCGCCTGA
- the recR gene encoding recombination mediator RecR: MASHEIETLVQALARLPGLGPRSARRAVLYLLKKREGALAPLLRALESVNDRLATCETCGNVDTTNPCGICADPRRDSRMLCVVEDVPDLWALERSRLFPGKFHVLGGKLSALDGVRPEDLGIDTLIARVSGGEVDEVVLAMNATLDGQTTAHYLAERLESHPVRITQLAHGLPVGGELDYLDDGTLAQALRARRPVS; encoded by the coding sequence ATGGCAAGCCACGAGATAGAGACACTGGTTCAAGCGCTCGCGCGGCTCCCCGGCCTGGGCCCGCGTTCGGCGCGTCGGGCCGTGCTTTACCTGTTGAAGAAGCGGGAAGGGGCGCTGGCGCCGCTACTGCGGGCGCTCGAGAGTGTGAATGACCGGCTCGCTACATGCGAAACCTGCGGCAATGTCGATACGACCAACCCGTGCGGCATTTGCGCTGATCCGCGACGCGATTCGCGAATGCTCTGCGTGGTCGAAGATGTGCCGGACCTGTGGGCGCTCGAACGCTCGCGCCTATTTCCCGGCAAGTTCCATGTGCTCGGCGGCAAATTGTCGGCGCTCGACGGGGTGCGACCCGAGGATCTGGGCATCGACACCCTGATTGCCCGCGTTTCGGGCGGCGAGGTCGATGAAGTGGTGCTGGCGATGAATGCGACGCTCGATGGGCAGACGACTGCGCACTATCTGGCCGAACGCCTCGAATCGCATCCCGTTCGCATTACGCAACTGGCGCACGGCCTGCCGGTCGGCGGCGAGCTCGATTATCTGGATGATGGCACGCTGGCCCAGGCGTTGCGCGCCCGGCGCCCGGTCTCTTGA